A single window of Bombus pascuorum chromosome 1, iyBomPasc1.1, whole genome shotgun sequence DNA harbors:
- the LOC132910819 gene encoding solute carrier family 2, facilitated glucose transporter member 1-like isoform X6 produces the protein MTLKAVGFAYIGKAGLNGRLAFAIAAAALGSSFQHGYNTGVVNAPQQLIENWISDLKMNRTGQVTKQSEVTMIWAIAVSIFCVGGMIGGSLVGSIADRFGRKGGLLLNNILVLLTVIFEGSAKPAKSYEMIIVGRFLIGINAGLNAGLAPMYLSEISPIHLRGAVGTVYQLVITMSILISQILGLEQILGTDEQWPVLLCLTIVPAIFQVITLPLCPESPKYLLLSKGKDMEAQRALAWLRGTIEVHDEMEEMRTEYESVKLVPKVTLKELFVNPSLRIPLMIAIMVMFAQQLSGINAVMFFSTKIFTMAQLDKTAAQNATMAVGAMNVVMTFVSLILVEKAGRKTLLLAGFSGMFIDTALLAVCLAFADTSRAAAYSSIVLVMTFVILFATGPGSIPWFLVSELFNQSARPAATSVAIAVNWTANFIVSIGFLPLQEALGAYVFIIFAALQAFFVFFIYKKVPETKNKTMEEISSMFRQISYQ, from the exons ATGACTCTGAAAGCAGTTGGATTCGCTTACATCGGGAAAGCG GGTCTAAATGGACGACTAGCATTTGCTATTGCGGCTGCTGCACTTGGATCATCGTTTCAACATGGGTACAACACTGGTGTCGTTAATGCACCTCAGCAG CTCATCGAAAACTGGATCAGTGACCTGAAGATGAATCGTACTGGACAAGTAACTAAACAATCGGAAGTAACGATGATATGGGCAATAGCGGTGTCGATATTCTGCGTAGGCGGAATGATCGGTGGCTCTCTGGTGGGTTCGATAGCCGATCGTTTTGGTAGAAAGGGTGGTTTATTACTGAACAATATCCTGGTCCTGCTCACAGTAATCTTCGAGGGCTCTGCCAAACCAGCGAAAAGTTACGAAATGATAATTGTCGGAAGATTTCTGATCGGTATCAATGCAGGATTAAACGCTGGTTTAGCGCCCATGTATCTATCCGAAATATCACCTATTCATCTACGAGGAGCCGTTGGGACAGTTTATCAACTAGTTATCACTATGTCTATTCTGATATCACAAATTCTTGGCTTGGAGCAAATTTTGGGCACTGACGAACAATGGCCGGTTCTTTTATGCCTGACAATTGTCCCTGCAATTTTTCAAGTGATTACGCTTCCATTGTGTCCCGAAAGTCCGAAATATCTGTTGCTCAGCAAAGGAAAAGACATGGAAGCTCAGAGAG CTTTGGCCTGGTTGCGTGGCACGATCGAAGTTCACGACGAGATGGAGGAAATGAGGACGGAATACGAATCAGTGAAACTTGTACCAAAGGTTACattgaaagaattatttgtaaatccATCTCTTAGAATTCCATTGATGATCGCGATCATGGTTATGTTCGCACAACAATTGTCCGGAATAAATGCCGTCATGTTCTTCTCGACCAAGATCTTCACGATGGCGCAGTTGGACAAGACTGCGGCGCAAAATGCAACGATGGCCGTCGGAGCGATGAACGTTGTTATGACATTTGTCTCTTTGATACTTGTTGAAAAAGCTGGAAGAAAAACGTTGCTATTAGCCGGATTCAGCGGAATGTTTATCGATACCGCGTTACTCGCGGTTTGTCTTGCTTTCGca GATACATCTCGTGCAGCAGCTTACTCCTCCATCGTACTGGTAATGACGTTCGTAATCCTATTTGCAACTGGACCGGGTAGCATCCCTTGGTTCTTGGTGTCCGAGTTGTTTAATCAATCCGCGAGGCCCGCGGCGACGTCCGTTGCTATCGCGGTCAATTGGACGGCCAACTTCATCGTCAGTATCGGATTCCTACCGCTACAAGAGGCATTAGGTGCCTACGTGTTCATTATTTTCGCCGCACTACAAgcattcttcgttttcttcatTTACAAAAAAGTACCCGAGACAAAGAACAAAACGATGGAGGAGATTAGTAGCATGTTTCGACAAATATCGTACCAGTAA